In Colletotrichum higginsianum IMI 349063 chromosome 1, whole genome shotgun sequence, the DNA window TAGAAGGCTGTATCTCCTAGAGATAGGCTACATATTAAATTTATTgtatagtattattaagagGTACTCTAGAGGATTCATTTAAGGCTTAGCTCTTGCAGTACTACTTAGTAACTGAATCTAACTATTAGAGTTAGTTAGTTCTCTAATCTATTTGTAAGTTGTACTTTTGTAACTATATAATTCCTAGGATGACGTTAATGTCTCCTATTTCTGTAATGTTAAATTAGAGTTCTTCTTTCTAGTTATAAACTTATAAAGGGAGGTGCACTATTTCTAAAATAATAAGTCTACTACTGTACTCAACTTATTCTCCTTTAATTGTCTGTAATGCGTACAGGCGTTCTTTCTTCTACTATAGTATCTATTACTTATTTACTAGTCTAAGTGAGATAAAGTTTCCCTAAGTACTACTGTTAATAATTGCGCGCGTCTATTGTCCTTAGATCTTAATGTCTAAATTAAAGTATACTGTATTGTAGATTGCATATAGAGTCTTATAGATTATTGCTGTATATTACTCTTCTATTGTAGGCATTATTAGTTTTTTAACTATTAAGCTTCTTTTTGTACCTTCCGCTAGGCCTTTACCTTAGCTTTAGAGTAAATAAGGCATTTATTGTATTTGCATTCTTACTATTCCTTATTATTATTGTAGTATAATATAGGGTATTTAGGGTCTAGGGTAAAAGTAGTAATATTTCCTTTACTGTAGTATTGCATTGTCTAGAATAGGAGTTATTTATTAAGGTAGACATTCTAAATAGGTTCTTTAGTGTATTATTGAGagtagaagtagaactccTTCTTACCCTTCTTGTATCTTCTGCAGTTGTTATTTAGGCATTCAGCCCAAAAGAGGTCTTTATAGTCTTTGTAGCTAGGGTTTAGTAGTAAGTAGTCTTctagtataagtagtataagtagaTAGTTCTTTTTGTATACTGTCCTATAGAACTAAACTAACTAGTTATTACTCTTAAAGTAGATAATCTAGTATTCTAGTTACTTTAGGAGTTCTAAGCTCTCTTCTTTAGAGCTAAATGCAATGTAGGttttatagtactaactAGGCGTAATTctataattaagtatttCTTTAGAGTTGtaatttaagctatttaGCTCTTCTAAGTAGTTACTTGCAGTATATTCGTACGCCTTTCTCTACTAGGGAGTCTAAGTTTATAGGTCTCAAGGGTTATTTACTGCAATTTAGTTAAGTATAGTTATCTTAATTTTTCCTCCTAGTACTACTAGTCCTTAAAGTATAGGTCTCCTAACTTCTTTAAGTTGTCCTACCTAGAGTATCTCATTAAGTTATTTATTAATCTTGCGTATAAGCTTCTAATTAGAGCCCCTTTGCATTATAGCGAGGGTTCTTAATTATTCTTAAGTAGTTCCCTTTTCCTTAGGGGTATTATCCTTCTTAAGTCCTTTCCTTACATTAGGGATCTTTTAGTAGGTAGTAATCCTACAGGCTTATTGTAGGATATTAATAcactattattagtattcttTAGGGGTTTTGTATATCCCTATCTTCTTATAGTTTAACTAAATTATAGCTAGAGTCTAGGGGGTCTTAGAATACTATTCTAATTGTTTTTTGCTATCTTAGTAAGTGAGGCagttattattatagtatgCAGTCTATAAGAGTAAGGCATAGGGGATATTTttattagtaatattaatttGTCAGCCTTTCTTAAGTACTAGTTAGAACTACTATTTCTTAAGTTATTAGCATTCTCTAGCTATATATCCTAACTTATTGCAGTTGTAGTACTTAAAGTCTTATATTTTATTGTCTTTCTGGGCTATACTAAGGTCTATAGGGCTACTGTAGTATCTATAGGTAGTACTATTGCAATTCTAATTATTCTACtagtagtttcctctaggGCACTCAGCTTGCCTATTGCATTAAGGGTAATTCTACTAGAATTATTATTAGAGTTGCTATTAGTATTTCTTAGCTGAGTTAGCTGGGGCTCACTTTTTGCCTTTCTCCTTGCATCATTTGTAGAGGCAGTTATTAATCTTAATAGCGAGTTTAGCGTACTAAAGGAAGTCTTCTAGGCAATTAAGCTTAATAATCTTATTCTTAACTTTATTCTTTAAATTATTATAGAATATAAAGATCTTAGTATCTTTAGTAAGCTTAAGCTGAGTGCAGAGTCTTCTGAATTCTACTGCATAGGCAGTAGTAGACTTAGTCTAGTATAAGTAGGCTAAGTCTCTTTCTACTTATTGTAATCCATTAGAATCCTAAAATAGGGATTTTAGGGCGTCTTTAAATCCCTAGAAATTAGCGAATATATCCCTAACTTTACTAGAATAATAATTAAGAGTCTTATTATTAAGATATTCTTTAAGGAAGGGCTCAAACTATTAAAGGGCTCGTCCTTATAGGAAGATTGCAGTATAAATAACTCTCTCAGTTCTATTGCAGAAGTTTCCTTAATAGAAATTCTAATAGTTCTTAATTTAGATAAGGAATCCTTTAAGTAGTCTTAGGGttctattataagtaataggAGAGTTGAGCTTAAGTTTCTCTCATCTATTTATAGGGGTTTAGATAATATTAGCAGCTACTTAGAGGGTATAAACCTCCTATTAGAGCTTATTAGCAAGCTAATTCTTATTCTTAAGCTCCATTACagtattattaaatatagcCTACATATGCGcaatattattattattcttcTTAATGCACTTCTAGAGGTTTCTGTAGACTTTCTTAGTAAAGTTAAATTCTTTATTAGAATCCTCAGCTTCCTTTATTTCCTTATTTAGGGATTAAGTAGGTTGCTTACCTAAGGAGGTACTAAATCCTAGAGTAGGAGTCTTAAGAGCATTAAGTCGCGCagctatagtattattactatttattaGCTTTATAGGGTCAACTTACTAAATAGGAGTAATTAAAATATTACAGTTAGCTTTCTGTAGTAGTATCTATTAGTAGAAGCTGAGGTAATAAAGCTAGggaatagtactataagttGTACTAAAAGGATTAAGTCTTTAGAGAGTACAGTAATTAGTTGTATACTTAATAAAAGTcttataatatatattactagtaaagGGTACTAAGAGTATTTAAGGGAATAATTAcaaagttaattactaaagagctataggAGTCTATCCTTAAGTGCATCTAAGTCTatcctatatacaagtcTACTTATGTAGTCTTAGAGGCATCCGTATATTCAATATATAGGTACTGTACTCTTAGCATACAAGTACTGTATCCTTAGTGTACAGATTCTATATTTCTAGCATACGGATTTAATTTAATCTTATCTCTATATAACCTATACTATAGTTCTTCTATTCTAGGGGAGTCATCTACTTAACTCTATCTTTTGTCCATACAAAGGCTGTACTGCCTGCATCCTACTAGCTGGGtggggctctcgtcgcctgtaaCTTATTAGGTCgtaatatatttatattctAAAGGCTACAaacttatataaattaactataaataattaaaGAATAAGTATTATAATACTTACTTCTTAGTACTAGCTTAATAAAGACTTAAGAATCTATTGTATATATAGGGAGAGTCCTTCCTTATAGAGTCTTCTAACTTACTAGAGGCTATTAATTAGTCTCTATTATTTAGTATAGAGGGCTACTACTcttataatactattaagtagtagtatttatataagttaagTATTCCTAATTATTATACTAGCCTATAGTAATATTCCTAAGAGTATAAGTAAGCCTAGTAGTAtagtactatactataagtaagTAGGCTAGAGTAGTACTTAGCTCTTTTAGAGTATttttaataattttaataaattaaaTTTTAATATAGTAGTATTCTATAATTTTAATTAGAGTTTAGTTAATTTTAGCTACTATAGAGATTTTACTAGAGTGTAATTAGGGATTCTATACTTCCTACTCTATATAGCTAGGTAAAGAGATTTTGCATTTCTTTAGGGAGTAAAAAGTGCATTAGGAGAGAATCTATTGCGTAGGTATTAGTAGTATTCTAAAGGTAATTATTAATAGGGAGCTAAGAGTTGTAATAAATGCAGCTAAGGGGAGGATATATAGAGTATCCTATAGTACTAGTAGTACTAGAGGCATTACTAGGTGCAGTTAGCCTAAAGGGCTGCAGGGGGGGGGCATAAAAGCCTATTAACGAAGTAGCTCTAAGTAGGTGGCCCGCACTAACAGTGTGTGCCAAGAAAAATATATTAGAGGGGAAGGTAATGAACACTATCGAGGTCTACCGATCGGGCTCCTGCGCGTACTGGACCgacagcaacggcaacaTGCACAAGGGCTGTAAGTCTTTTTCTCCGAGTCCCCGAAAAAACAAACGACAAGCTTGAGGCACGTTGCTAATCGCCGATTCTAGCCTGTGCGGTGAAGCCCGGCATGGTCATGTGTTGGTAGTCCGATGCCAACGGCTTTCAGCATGGGCAGTAACAACCAGAGGGCCAATACAAACACCGCCTGTACAGAGTTTGAGAAGTCAAGACGATTGCGAAGGACTATCCAGCAGCCTTTTGAAGGACTGAGACAGGAGGTGCTGGCGTGCTATAATACTGCCTCTAGAATGTCACGCTCTCACTAGATTATCGTCTTGGGAGTCCGGCCACATGTGACCATGCAAGCGTGTTCAAGTCTGGCCTGTGTCAGTGTGTCTCCATTCTGTTCTGGAATTATTTAATTCGTGTTTTTGACATCGAGTCCACCATGTGTTCCGCCGGGGTCCCGGATATGTGCTGTACGGGGTTGAAACATAGGTATAGCTAGCTCTAATCGGGCTCGAAATACTGAGGATCCATGGCTAAGTACTGATTGTGGATATTATAAAGCTTGGAGTAGTATTTCCCATGTTTTTCAATAAGCAGGAATAGGTGGCTTTGCTAATAAGGCCTGGTCAACTGGCTATTGGGTCCTTGCTCTTTTCGCTACGTGAGAGAGTACGGATTGTCTGCGAAAAGTGAAACTTATCCTAGTGGTTGGGTTTTTGCAGCCTTATCTGTGTCTAAGAATGGTCAACTCTAGCCAGTAGGAGAGGAAACCAACTGCCTGGGACTATAAGACTTGTAGTTTGCGATCAAAAGCCATTAAGCCTACGAAGATATCTAGTGACAAGCAGCTTGCTTTGCAAGATATCctcgcgccgccgcgtctTAATCAAGGTATGATTGCACTCTAGCCATTCGCTTAACATCTCAATTTCTTGAAGCTTGGATACATTTACGTAGGACCTTGTGGTTACCACGTTTTGGTTATAATGCTCATCTTGCTCCAGAAAGAACACTAGCCCCGTCCTTGGTCGGTACACAGGCGACTCTACGCGACAATCCAGTTCAGCTTAGCTCTACCAGGCCCACACGGCGCTGCGTGGGTGTTCGAACAAGAAAAGGCATATTGCATAAACTGTGCGCTTGATGTCGAATTTCAAACGTAAGCTTTTCTCCGTAATAATGATTGTTAAAACTAGGACCCCCTCAATAGTACAAATGTATATTCTCTCACGTAATATGGTCATGCCGACGCAAGTCTTACGTCTTATATGAAGCAGTGACCCGTTGTTCTACATTGTCACCCTTGCCCTCCACAAGGGTTGCACGACAGGCAACATGTTGTTCAACATTACCGCTCTCGCAACTAATCTCCTCTAGCCCTCACTTTAAGCATCTTCTGCTGCATCGAATCAGCGTTTGACTTGGAGAATAAGACGGGCTTCCTGACTAGATACCTTGAGAAGGGGGTTGGAGCTGGactatttaaaattaagaacCCCTAGATCCTTGGCAGTAGTAGCATAGGAGGCTGCAAGCGTGTCTATTGCAGGAATCGTTTTGTGAGTGATCTGCTGGTACAAGATCCCTCTGGCATGACTTATATTCTGCAAAATCCAGGCATCTAGCAGCTCAGTATTGGAATTTGCGGCGGGCAGCGCCATCCGGGAcatcgacgccaaggacCTGGAGGCCTCATATACCCTGAGTCGGAGACGAAGGTAAATGGTAGCAAGCTGCAGTGCTTGAAGGCTACGACCGTGGCTTGCCAAGGCGTTGCCAGGGTGAGATCTGGTGGCGTAGTTTGTGACTTGTAGGTAGACCTCTGTATTCCTTACATTTCTTAACGATTTAGTTTGCTAATAAATTAAATTCTTCCTGTTTGTCAGTTCATTTCCCGTCCTTCACCCGACGATGCCCTGTTCCCGTTCTAGCCAGCTTAGCTGATCTTCACCATGGTGAGTGAGGGCTGCGAGCCTGCGGTTGGTCGAGGTCACAGCCATGTACAGCAGCGGATATGCGGCCGCGTCAGCGAAGAGGCTTGAGCTGAGACGCCGGAACTTGAGGCGAAGAACCCGGTTGTCCCTCTATACGTAGCCAAGACCGAGCGCATCAAGAGTGTGCCCATCTAAGCCCCCGTGCACAACAACAGCTACGTCGGGGAAATTCGGCTCGAGACGACGCTGGGAAAGAGATATGCGATCCCTGCAGCGCCGTCTCAAGGTAGCGTAAGGAAAGTAAGTACAAGTTCTACTAGGAAGTGATACATAAGAATACGCAGTGCATAAAAATCAGACATTTACATACGTACACGTTAGGTAGAGTAGATCAACCTCTTAACGGCAACGGACAGAGTATACATTGCTATTCTATTTACACATCTTCTCACAACACCAAGTACTTTAGAGCGTTGTAACATCCTGGAACTTCTTCAGCCCAGTGATACAGAAGCCTGATAGTTTCCCCAACACAGGCTTGCCAGTCACCAGGCAGTTTGTCTTCTAGCTCTGCCTGCCTAGCAGCAATTAGCATAAGAGCACTTCTTGTGCATGATCGTAGCATTAACCAGGTGCCGTGATGTCTGTGAAAGAACCCTGCCTGGTTAATATAAATACGCTGGGTGCACAACTCGAGACCGCGGGCTGCTAAGAGATGAGAGTCACGGTCATCTCCCAGTGTCCCATGTACAGCAGCGTAAACGAAAGGCCAGTACATAAGCTCCAAACAATCAAGCATATGACCACTGAGTATGAAACGCAACCAGCCATTATCGCTATCAGGAAAAGTCATGTCATCATCTTTGCTTACAGCGGGCCGCAGACTGGTAGGAAGCGACTTGGCCCTAAAGATAATGAGAGCTATGTCAGTAACTGCATCAGAATCAATTTGACGTTTACTCTTACCAACTATGAGCCTGGCGCTCGAATTCTTGGATCGCAGTGACCTTATCAGACACCATAGTACTATCCCGGCCAATCGTGCCCGTGAACGCCAAGATTCGGTTGTTCAGACGGCGGAGGGCAATTTCGGCAAGATAAAAATACCAAGCTGGTTCACCCTGGGACTCGAGTGACTCTGGGGGGTTGGGGAATAAGTCTGGATAACGGAGATCCCAGGGGCTTGTTTTAACTATACTTAACTCCAAACGCAACTCTCTGGACAAGTCAGTGTTTCTGGGCATGCACAAGGTAGTTGTTTTTGGTGACTCACAGCTCAGACTTGTAGCATGCCCAATGGACAGTTTGCTGCAAACGTAGGACTGAGTCGTTCTCATATGACAAGGGTCGAAACGTGTGGCAGCTTGCCAGGGCTCGGGCAAACATTTTCCAAGCATCAGCCGGCCTCATAGTGACCATAAGGTATACTCCAGCTAGAAAGAAACATTGAGCCTCGGCTATACCGCTGCTTGAGAGTAATAAGCCCATGCGCTTCTGTGCGGCAAAGAAGAAAGCATCGGCTTGACTAAAGTGCGCGTTGTGCCGAGCGGAAACTGATGGCTGAGGCGGCATGGTTTCTTGTCCAACTGTTGTCCCCAATGCAAAAACGAGCAGCTGCGAGATGTTAAAAGATGATCGCGCTAAAGACGGCCATACCCACCACGAGACAGGACCCAGCGTTCCAGCCGAATCCATTTAACGAGGTGTTCTTCACATGCCCTTCCAGTGTAGGAATGTCGAGGACTGGGTTGAAAACGTGGAAGCTGTCTATAAACTGCCTCAGGAGCCGCGAAGCATCATCGGTGTTTACATCGGAGACAAGCAAGGGGCGCGAGCCCAGGTCGACTTCGTCGAATCGACTAGCGGGGGAGTCCTCAGTTGGACTACGAAGGTTTGAGGCGAGAAAAACGGGCCAGTTGAGGATCGAATCAACATTGGGGTATCGGATCTCAAAGGAGTTGACCCATTCGATGTCGGATGATTGGAAGTGACTCGGGGTTGAGAAGTGAGTTTCTGCGAAGTTGAGGGCAGGTTGCTCTTGTGGCTCGGGTCGACTGTTTTTCACTACAGTCTCTAGTTCATCTAGCCTCCTCAGTATGGCTAGGCTCGCAGCATCAAAACTACCATGTCTATCGTCAGCTCATTGACCTCTTTGGCTTGAGGCACTTGGAGGTGACAAAGTGGTAACGCGGTGCAACACGGTACCTTGCTTTTTCAAACTCTTGATACACGCATTGTATTCCCAGTTTGCCACAGGAAGAACAACTCGGCTTTTCGTTGTCGCATTTCGTGCGTCGTTGACGACAGGTCAGACAAGCTTGAACGGCTCGTTTCCGGGGATACGCGGGTCGTTTGTGAGATTTGGCCCGGGTTTCCGCAGGTGCGTCAGGCATGATCAATAACGGCGCGGAGtgttgaagttggaggaaaCAGGAAAGCGGGGAGTCGTGGAAAGGAGCTTGTCTCACAAGTCTTGACGGAGTACGAAGTGGTAGGAGGTTGAAACCGCGCGGGGAGTGGATCGCAACCCTGTCTGCAGAAGTGCGCTATCCCATATTAGCTAGCTAGCTTAGCTATTTACGCGGAAAGCAGGGCGTTCTATTGGGTGAAAAGAAACACGGGGACCCTGTTCTGGCTAGCCAAACTCTTCCGCGGAATGCCGGAACTGGTCTCAGTTCCATCTTGGATCTCGGCGTGTGTTCTAACTCACGTGGGGCATTACACTACAGGCATCATATTACATTACCATTGTGGCTCAGCCAGACTTGGATTAAAGTAATGTGGTGGCCGAGCTGAACATCCTCCCATGTGCCTTTGAATGGCTATTCGTTCTCGGTCTCCCTTTGTTTCCCTATCAGAAACAACCCAAATCATTGCTCCATTTGCTTATTGGACTGACCTTCTTGACTCCTGTGttcttgacgatgacgaaaGTCCCTGCACCCAGCAAATTGGCCATCTTCGATGTCGAAGATGTCCTCAGCAAGCTTACCCTTCATGAGAAAGCCGAACTTCTTTCAGGTGCGGCAGTCCTGCAGCTCATCATGCGGCTGGCCTAGCTCTCTGCTGTAATACTGACTAGGGCAGGGATTGACTTCTGGCACACCCAAAGCGTGCCCCGTCTTGGGGTTCCGTCCATCAGGCTCTCGGATGGGCTTAATGGGGTTCGCGGAACCAGGTTCTTTAATGGTATCGCAGCCGCGTGTTTTCCTTGCGGCACGGGCCTTGCAGCAACATGGGACACGGCTTTGCTTGAGCAAGCCGGAAACCTCATGGGCTTAGAAGCCAGGGCGAAGGGAGTCCACGTCCTACTTGGACCTACAGTGAATATGCAACGCAGTCCTTTGGGAGGCAGAGGGTTTGAGTCGTTTTCCGAAGACCCTGTCTTGGCCGGCCTGTGTGCATCTTCTGTGGTCCTCGGCATCCAAAGTACTGGAGTGCAGGCTGCCATAAAGCACTTTGTGGCCAACGACCAGGAGCATGAGCGAATGGCAGTGAGCTCGGTTGTCACAGATCGCGCTCTTCGTGAAATCTACTTAATGCCTTTCCAGATTGCAGTCCGTGATGCACACCCTGCGTCTGTTATGACTTCTTACAACAAGGTCAACGGGACCCATGTGAGCGAGGATGAAAACCTTCTGCAAAATGTTTTGCGAGACGAGTGGAAATGGGAGGGCCTTGTCATGAGCGACTGGTGAGTGCTCATATAGTTATCAACTGTTTCCTGGAAGTAACAAGTGATTTAACATGTATGCTTTTCAGGTACGGGACATACTCTACGGTCGAGGCGTTGGAGGCTGGACCTGACTTGGAAATGCCGGGTCCCAGCCGCTGGCGGGGTCAATTGGTCAACCACGCTGTTTCCTCCAAGAAGTTGCTCCCTGATACCATCGATCAGAGAGTCCGGGCAGTTTTGAAGTCTGTCCAACGAGCTGTGGCGACGGGCATTCCAGAGCATGCAGAAGAGGAGAGTCGAGACTTGCCAGAGACTGCGGCTCTATTGCGTCAAATTGCCGGAGACTCGGTCGTTCTGCTAAAGAATGAGAAGAAAACACTGCCTTTCCAGAAAACAAAGACTGTAAGCAAGAAACCCATATtttcatcgtcgtcttccatTTCGCTGACTCTACATTCAGGTTCTCATAATTGGGCCAAATGCAAAAGTTGCGACCTACTGCGGAGGAGGGTCTGCGACCCTGCGCCCTTACTATGCCGTCACGCCGTTTGAAGCCATCTCTAAAAAGTCTCAGGATGTGATCTACTCACCAGGCTGTCACGCACACAAGATGCTGCCCATACTCGGCCCTAGACTGAAGTCGGAGGGTGGTCAAGTTGGAGTCACGTTCAACGCTTTCGACAAGCCAGAGAGCGATACTAAACGGAAGCCGGTTGACACGATACATCTGGTCGACACAAACATGTACTTCGCCGACTACTACCACCCGGCCTTAACAGAGGACCTTTGGTGGGGCGAGATTGAGGCCTCGTACACCGCTGACGATACAGGTCCATTCGAGTTTGGCCTCTGCGTCCACGGCACCGCAAGGTTATACGTTAATGGGGAGCTGCTCATCGACAATGAGACCGTTCAGAGAGGCGGCGGGAGTTTTTTTAATGTTGGTACCGTCGAGGAAACCGGCATCTTGCATGTGGTGGCAGGACAAACCTACAAAATCAAAGTCATCTTCGCGAGCGGCGCAGCGTCCAAGGTCAAAGATGCCGAGGGCGTGGTCTCATTCGGTGGTGGGGGTGTCCGcattggcggcgccgaggttctagacgccgacgaggaaatCGACCGCGCCGCGGAGTTGGCCAAGTCGGTGGATCAAGTTGTTGTGTGCGTTGGGCTGAATGCGGACTTTGAGCAGGAAGGCCATGATCGCCAGCACATGAGTCTCCCCGGACGAACGGACGAGTTGATCTCTGCCGTGGCTGCGGCCAACCCCTCAACCACAGTTGTCGTTCAGTCCGGCACACCAGTCGCCATGCCTTGGGCTGCATCAGTCTCCGCCATCATTCAGGCCTGGTACGGCGGGAGCGAAACTGGCAATGCCATTGCTGACGTCTTGTTTGGCGACACCAACCCCTCCGGCAAGCTTCCTCTGTCCTTCCCCATTCGGGTGGAGGATAATCCGGCATTTCTCAACTATCGATCGGACAATGGTCGTGTACTGTACGGCGAAGATGTGTTTGTCGGGTATCGCTACTACGAGGCTGTCAAGAGAGCGGTTCTCTATCCCTTCGGTTGGGGATTGTCGTACACATCTTTCGTGATCAGTGGGCTCCATGTACTACACGAGTTCGTGGATGGAGATGAGAATCTCTTAGTCCGTGGAGTCGTGAGCAACGAGGGAGAGGTTCTTGGCTCCGAAGTGATTCAAGTCTACGTTTCACCTCGCAATCCATCGGTCAGTCGCCCAAGTAAAGAGTTGAAGGGATTCACCAAGGTTCGCGTCTCAGCTGGTGCGTCTGCCTCAGTTCAAGTTTTGGTCTCAAAGAAGTACGCCCTAAGTTTCTGGGATGAGCCACGAAGGAAATGGGTGATGGAGGCTGGAAACTATGACATCTTCGTTGGACCAAACAGTGTCGAAACACACTTGGCGGCGACAATCAGCGTTGAAAAGACCATATGGTGGTCGGGCTTGTAGCTACAGCGATAATTAGTCTTTAATTCACACAACCCCGAGAATTATCGTGTGACGAGACTGTTGCCAAAACTGGCAAGATGCACAGCATCTTTGGTCGGCTGACAAGGAATGATATTGCTGTGGATTATTGCCAGGTGATGTAGCCATGCAACTATTGATATCGTACTGATGGTTTTCAAACCCCATGTTTGCGTTTTCGAATGAATGGAAAGCCTCAACAGGAACTGGGTGTAACTTTGCTCGCTCGAGTGAAAGCCGAGCAGCGGGCCTGCAAGCCGTCGTCTGCAGCCTCTAATATGGCAAACGACAGTGGGGGACATGCTGCAATCAGCTGGACGGACGTCGGGCAGAGGAACATAAaaccccccaaccccccaGGGCCATCCATCTTTGTCCCTACATCAGGTCATGCCGCTACCACTCCCACGTCCAACAACCCCTGGATTTGACAGATTTTGTTCCTCTTTCACTTATGGATCGTTCCTTTCTAGACACGACTTGGATATGGCATCCTGACTGGCAAGACCATGGCGTCGACACAGCCGGTAGACTTGTCCACTTCCGGAAGACCATAGACCTCACCACGGTCCCCTCGGCGCCATTGACTATCCAAATCACTGCAGACACGAGATACAAGCTATTCGTCAACAGCCACTGTGTAATCACCGGCCCTGTCAAGGGCGACGAGCACCTCTGGTTCTACGACGAGGTTGACATTCAGCCATTCCTCATTCAAGGACTGAACCGCATTTCCGTTCGAGTTCTGCGATTTTTCCACGCCACGCCTTACGCAACGAGCTTCCCCCGACTTTCGTTTCCTGGTCTCTTTGTCCGCACTCCTGATCCTTCACAAGACCATGCTGCCCTGGCTCTACAAAGCGATGCTTCCTGGGAATGCGCGATTGACCACACTACTGTCCTGCGTGTTGATCAAAAGGAAGACGACTTTTTACATATATACGAAAATGTCGATGCCTCCAAGGTATCCCTGCTCGATTGGGTACCCGCGCAACCTCTGGACCTGCCGACATCGCATGGTCTATCACCCCCATGGATCTTGACGCCACGGATGATACCAGTGCCGGAGTC includes these proteins:
- a CDS encoding C6 zinc finger protein; the encoded protein is MLGKCLPEPWQAATRFDPCHMRTTQSYVCSKLSIGHATSLSCESPKTTTLCMPRNTDLSRELRLELSIVKTSPWDLRYPDLFPNPPESLESQGEPAWYFYLAEIALRRLNNRILAFTGTIGRDSTMVSDKVTAIQEFERQAHSWAKSLPTSLRPAVSKDDDMTFPDSDNGWLRFILSGHMLDCLELMYWPFVYAATNCLVTGKPVLGKLSGFCITGLKKFQDVTTL
- a CDS encoding Beta-glucosidase, with product MTKVPAPSKLAIFDVEDVLSKLTLHEKAELLSGIDFWHTQSVPRLGVPSIRLSDGLNGVRGTRFFNGIAAACFPCGTGLAATWDTALLEQAGNLMGLEARAKGVHVLLGPTVNMQRSPLGGRGFESFSEDPVLAGLCASSVVLGIQSTGVQAAIKHFVANDQEHERMAVSSVVTDRALREIYLMPFQIAVRDAHPASVMTSYNKVNGTHVSEDENLLQNVLRDEWKWEGLVMSDWYGTYSTVEALEAGPDLEMPGPSRWRGQLVNHAVSSKKLLPDTIDQRVRAVLKSVQRAVATGIPEHAEEESRDLPETAALLRQIAGDSVVLLKNEKKTLPFQKTKTVLIIGPNAKVATYCGGGSATLRPYYAVTPFEAISKKSQDVIYSPGCHAHKMLPILGPRLKSEGGQVGVTFNAFDKPESDTKRKPVDTIHLVDTNMYFADYYHPALTEDLWWGEIEASYTADDTGPFEFGLCVHGTARLYVNGELLIDNETVQRGGGSFFNVGTVEETGILHVVAGQTYKIKVIFASGAASKVKDAEGVVSFGGGGVRIGGAEVLDADEEIDRAAELAKSVDQVVVCVGLNADFEQEGHDRQHMSLPGRTDELISAVAAANPSTTVVVQSGTPVAMPWAASVSAIIQAWYGGSETGNAIADVLFGDTNPSGKLPLSFPIRVEDNPAFLNYRSDNGRVLYGEDVFVGYRYYEAVKRAVLYPFGWGLSYTSFVISGLHVLHEFVDGDENLLVRGVVSNEGEVLGSEVIQVYVSPRNPSVSRPSKELKGFTKVRVSAGASASVQVLVSKKYALSFWDEPRRKWVMEAGNYDIFVGPNSVETHLAATISVEKTIWWSGL